In Microbacterium cremeum, a genomic segment contains:
- a CDS encoding class I SAM-dependent methyltransferase, whose protein sequence is MTFSFDTLRRWPDIEAPGLVATDAADRLILDESASARRAAGDGITVIGDAYGALTLGAAADGGRGIRVHQDALTGERALAANAERSGLGEHYRSLTLDAGLVRDARVVLMRLPRSLDALRDLAGLVAAHASPEVVVYAGGRIKHMSLAMNDVLREHFERVDVTHARQKSRVLVARGPHHGRDPLARHAEHDGMVVCAFGGAFAGTAIDIGTRFLLEHLPQAAPGGGAVIDLACGTGVIATALALRHPGIRVIACDQSAAAVASARATADANGVGDRVDVVRDDMLASQPDASAAFVAVNPPFHSGTAIHEGIAPRMFADAARVLRPGGELWAVWNSALRYRPALERIVGPTRQVARNSKFTVTASVRR, encoded by the coding sequence GTGACCTTCTCGTTCGACACGCTGCGGCGCTGGCCCGACATCGAAGCGCCCGGCCTCGTGGCGACGGATGCCGCGGACCGGCTGATCCTCGACGAGTCGGCGTCCGCTCGCCGCGCGGCGGGCGACGGCATCACGGTCATCGGCGACGCCTACGGGGCGCTGACCCTCGGCGCGGCCGCGGACGGCGGCCGCGGCATCCGTGTGCACCAGGACGCGCTCACCGGCGAACGGGCGCTTGCCGCGAACGCCGAGCGGTCCGGACTCGGCGAGCACTACAGGTCGCTCACACTGGACGCCGGCCTCGTGCGCGATGCGCGCGTCGTGCTGATGCGCCTGCCCCGCTCGCTCGACGCGCTACGCGACCTGGCCGGGCTCGTCGCCGCGCACGCCTCGCCCGAAGTCGTCGTGTACGCGGGCGGGAGGATCAAGCACATGTCGCTCGCGATGAACGACGTGCTGCGCGAGCACTTCGAGCGCGTCGACGTCACGCACGCGCGCCAGAAGTCACGCGTGCTGGTGGCACGCGGTCCACACCATGGTCGCGACCCCCTGGCGCGCCACGCCGAGCACGACGGAATGGTGGTGTGCGCGTTCGGCGGCGCCTTCGCGGGAACCGCCATCGACATCGGCACGAGGTTCCTCCTCGAGCACCTCCCGCAGGCCGCCCCCGGCGGCGGGGCCGTCATCGACCTGGCGTGCGGAACTGGCGTCATCGCGACGGCCCTCGCGCTGCGGCATCCGGGGATCCGCGTCATCGCCTGCGATCAGTCCGCCGCCGCCGTCGCGTCGGCGCGTGCCACCGCCGACGCGAACGGCGTAGGCGATCGGGTCGACGTGGTGCGCGACGACATGCTCGCGTCGCAGCCGGACGCCTCCGCCGCCTTCGTCGCCGTGAACCCGCCCTTCCACTCCGGCACCGCCATCCACGAGGGGATCGCTCCGCGCATGTTCGCCGACGCGGCGCGCGTCCTCCGGCCGGGCGGCGAACTGTGGGCGGTGTGGAACTCGGCGCTGCGCTACCGCCCGGCGCTCGAGCGGATCGTCGGGCCGACGCGTCAGGTCGCGCGCAACAGCAAGTTCACGGTGACCGCCTCGGTGAGGCGCTGA
- a CDS encoding ATP-dependent Clp protease ATP-binding subunit gives MPEDFTPSSGADDNASSFDEFLARYLAGERARVERSIDLSRFLGARTQQLLQRAGKYALERGQLELDALHVLRILAAEAPAKDAIERIGADARAIVRATEERLPAASSPADVDGAVVTPSVQRALFHAFQVARSSGSTYVDPEHLFFALVLAQDTPAGQVLARAGVTAEALTQAVRETVAPGGEATPDDDTDAAASGTPMLDAYGTDLTALAVAGRLDPVIGRADEIEQTIEILSRRTKNNPVLVGEAGVGKTAIVEGLAQAIVDEAVPEQLVGKRVVALDLAAMLAGTRYRGDFEERLTKTMDEIAAHRGELIVFIDEVHTVVGAGGAGDGGMDAGNILKPRLARGELHLVGATTLKEYRVVEKDPALERRFQPVKVGEPSIEDAVLILQGLKPAYEEHHGIAYTDEALRAAVELSDRYLPDRVLPDKAIDLIDQAGARLRLRLGAQVDVSALMARLATLEADKNAAVSAEQYEEASRIRDEIAAVQEKLDDVSSRSARNTADAVAAVVGEPEIAAVISRATGIPVDRLTETERERLASLEDELHARVIGQDDAVAAVAKAVRRNRTGMGDPRRPVGSFLFLGPTGVGKTELAKALAASLFDDAGAVIRFDMSEFGERHTVSRLVGAPPGYVGYDEAGQLTERVRRNPYSIVLFDEIEKAHPDVFNLLLQVLDDGRLTDGQGRTVDFRNTVIVMTSNLGSEFLASRSGAIGFIADGGGETGFGSEKDLRDRVFGKLREAMRPEFLNRIDEIVLFRKLDKPQLREIVRLLLGAGEARLGKREIAFEVTEAAVDWLADHGYEPEYGARPLRRLIQREVDDRIADLLVTGALADGGSVTVDASAEGIVARAEAFATAA, from the coding sequence ATGCCCGAAGACTTCACCCCCTCGAGCGGCGCCGACGACAACGCGAGCTCGTTCGACGAGTTCCTCGCGCGCTACCTCGCGGGCGAGCGCGCCCGCGTGGAGCGCTCGATCGACCTCAGCCGCTTCCTCGGCGCGCGCACGCAGCAGCTGCTGCAGCGCGCCGGCAAGTACGCGCTCGAGCGCGGCCAGCTCGAGCTCGACGCCCTGCACGTGCTGAGGATCCTCGCCGCCGAGGCGCCCGCCAAGGACGCCATCGAGCGCATCGGCGCCGACGCCCGTGCCATCGTCCGCGCGACCGAGGAGCGGCTGCCCGCCGCCTCGAGTCCCGCCGACGTCGACGGTGCGGTGGTGACGCCGTCGGTGCAGCGCGCGCTCTTCCACGCCTTCCAGGTGGCGCGCTCGTCAGGCTCGACCTACGTCGATCCCGAGCACCTCTTCTTCGCGTTGGTGCTCGCGCAGGACACGCCCGCCGGTCAGGTGCTCGCACGCGCCGGGGTGACGGCGGAGGCCCTCACGCAGGCCGTCCGCGAGACGGTCGCGCCGGGCGGCGAGGCCACACCGGACGACGACACGGATGCCGCGGCATCCGGCACACCCATGCTCGACGCCTACGGCACCGACCTCACGGCTCTCGCCGTGGCCGGACGACTCGACCCGGTGATCGGACGCGCCGACGAGATCGAGCAGACGATCGAGATCCTCAGCCGCCGCACCAAGAACAACCCGGTGCTCGTCGGCGAGGCGGGCGTCGGCAAGACCGCGATCGTCGAGGGGCTCGCGCAGGCGATCGTCGACGAGGCCGTGCCCGAGCAGCTCGTCGGCAAGCGGGTCGTCGCGCTCGACCTCGCGGCGATGCTCGCCGGCACGCGCTACCGCGGCGACTTCGAGGAGCGCCTCACCAAGACGATGGACGAGATCGCCGCGCACCGGGGCGAGCTCATCGTGTTCATCGACGAGGTGCACACGGTGGTCGGGGCGGGCGGCGCCGGCGACGGCGGCATGGACGCCGGCAACATCCTCAAGCCCCGCCTCGCGCGCGGCGAGCTGCACCTCGTGGGGGCGACGACGCTCAAGGAGTACCGCGTCGTCGAGAAGGACCCGGCTCTCGAGCGCCGGTTCCAGCCCGTGAAGGTCGGCGAGCCGTCGATCGAGGACGCCGTCCTGATCCTCCAGGGCCTCAAGCCGGCGTACGAGGAGCACCACGGCATCGCGTACACCGACGAGGCGCTGCGCGCCGCCGTCGAGCTCAGCGACCGGTACCTCCCCGACCGCGTGCTGCCCGACAAAGCGATCGACCTCATCGACCAGGCGGGTGCGCGCCTGCGCCTGCGCCTGGGCGCCCAGGTCGACGTGAGCGCGCTCATGGCGCGCCTGGCGACGCTGGAGGCCGACAAGAACGCGGCCGTCTCGGCGGAGCAGTACGAGGAGGCGTCACGCATCCGCGACGAGATCGCCGCGGTGCAGGAGAAGCTCGACGACGTCTCGTCTCGCTCCGCCCGCAACACGGCCGATGCGGTGGCGGCCGTGGTCGGCGAGCCCGAGATCGCCGCGGTGATCAGCCGTGCCACCGGCATCCCGGTCGATCGGCTCACCGAGACCGAGCGCGAGCGCCTGGCCTCGCTCGAGGACGAGCTGCACGCGCGCGTCATCGGGCAGGACGACGCCGTGGCCGCCGTGGCCAAGGCGGTGCGGCGCAACCGCACCGGAATGGGCGACCCGCGGCGGCCGGTGGGATCCTTCCTCTTCCTCGGTCCGACGGGGGTCGGCAAGACCGAGCTCGCGAAGGCGCTGGCCGCGAGCCTCTTCGACGACGCGGGAGCGGTCATCCGCTTCGACATGAGCGAGTTCGGCGAGCGCCACACCGTGTCGCGGCTCGTCGGGGCGCCTCCCGGATACGTCGGCTACGACGAGGCCGGGCAGCTCACCGAGCGGGTGCGCCGCAACCCGTACTCGATCGTGCTGTTCGACGAGATCGAGAAGGCGCACCCCGACGTGTTCAACCTGCTGCTGCAGGTGCTCGACGACGGGCGCCTCACCGACGGCCAGGGTCGCACGGTCGACTTCCGCAACACTGTCATCGTGATGACCTCGAACCTGGGCTCGGAGTTCCTCGCCTCGCGCAGCGGCGCCATCGGCTTCATCGCCGACGGCGGCGGCGAGACGGGCTTCGGCTCCGAGAAGGACCTCCGCGACCGCGTCTTCGGCAAGCTCCGCGAGGCGATGCGGCCCGAGTTCCTCAACCGCATCGACGAGATCGTGCTGTTCCGCAAGCTCGACAAGCCGCAGCTGCGCGAGATCGTGCGGCTCCTGCTCGGCGCGGGCGAAGCGCGCCTGGGCAAGCGCGAGATCGCGTTCGAGGTCACCGAGGCCGCCGTGGACTGGCTCGCCGATCACGGCTACGAGCCCGAGTACGGCGCGCGCCCGCTGCGCCGCCTGATCCAGCGCGAGGTCGACGACCGCATCGCCGACCTCCTCGTCACCGGTGCGCTCGCCGACGGCGGGTCGGTGACGGTGGATGCCTCGGCGGAGGGCATCGTCGCCCGGGCGGAGGCGTTCGCGACTGCCGCGTGA
- a CDS encoding DUF72 domain-containing protein: MARIGTSGWVYPHWRGVLYRGDQRGWLDQYASEFDTVELNGSFYRWPADTRFASWRDRVPVGFEMAVKAPRGLTHARRLRDPGVWIERITRGLHALDGRRGPLIVQLHPAMERDDERLDAFLEALPAWTRPVIEFRHPSWTDDGTIFPLLERHGAAYCVMSGARLPCILRATAQLVYVRLHGPDPERLYDGSYSDDDLAWWAERIREWEGSGHEVFAYFNNDGEGNAVRNARTLKRMLGA, translated from the coding sequence ATGGCGCGCATCGGAACCTCAGGCTGGGTCTACCCGCACTGGCGGGGCGTGCTCTACCGCGGCGACCAGCGCGGCTGGCTCGACCAGTACGCCTCCGAGTTCGACACCGTCGAACTCAACGGCAGCTTCTACCGGTGGCCGGCCGACACGCGGTTCGCCTCTTGGCGAGACCGCGTGCCCGTGGGCTTCGAGATGGCGGTCAAGGCTCCCCGCGGGCTGACGCACGCCCGACGGCTGCGCGATCCCGGCGTGTGGATCGAGCGAATCACGCGCGGCCTCCACGCCCTCGACGGGCGCCGAGGCCCGCTCATCGTGCAGCTGCACCCCGCGATGGAGCGCGACGACGAGCGTCTGGACGCGTTCCTCGAGGCGCTTCCCGCGTGGACCCGGCCGGTCATCGAGTTCCGTCATCCGTCATGGACCGACGACGGGACGATCTTCCCGCTCCTGGAGCGGCACGGCGCCGCGTACTGCGTCATGAGCGGCGCGCGGCTGCCTTGCATCCTGCGCGCGACGGCGCAGCTGGTGTACGTCCGGCTGCACGGCCCCGACCCCGAGCGCCTCTACGACGGCTCGTACTCCGACGACGACCTGGCGTGGTGGGCCGAGCGCATCCGAGAGTGGGAGGGCTCCGGCCACGAGGTCTTCGCGTACTTCAACAACGACGGCGAGGGCAACGCGGTACGCAACGCCCGGACCCTGAAACGGATGCTGGGCGCCTGA
- a CDS encoding LLM class flavin-dependent oxidoreductase yields the protein MARIGAIFNPYTHSPDEFRDAVLAAEEGGVPELWIWEDCFRQSAFATVGAALAWTDRLRIGIGIAPMPLRNVAATAMEIATVERLFPGRLLPGVGHGVLPWMGQVGARVASPLTLMREYVPALRGLLAGEKVDADGRYVTLDGVQLDYAPATPPRVYAAAEGPKTLRLSGEVADGTVLDSGHTAAELAASIAAIGEGRAAAGRDAAHDNVAYVVTAFGTDAEARARADVGDKPDPLERALWGDPAQVAEGARAFFAVGVDEVVLLPASRTDLREFYSAAGEVARIVGAGAPVAASAV from the coding sequence ATGGCACGCATCGGCGCGATCTTCAACCCTTACACGCACTCTCCCGACGAGTTCCGCGACGCCGTGCTCGCGGCCGAGGAGGGGGGAGTGCCCGAGCTGTGGATCTGGGAGGACTGCTTCCGCCAGTCGGCTTTCGCCACCGTCGGCGCCGCGCTCGCCTGGACGGACCGCCTGCGCATCGGCATCGGGATCGCACCGATGCCGCTGCGCAACGTCGCGGCGACCGCGATGGAGATCGCGACCGTCGAGCGGCTCTTCCCGGGCCGCCTGCTGCCGGGCGTGGGCCACGGCGTGCTGCCCTGGATGGGCCAGGTCGGCGCCCGCGTCGCCTCGCCTCTCACCCTCATGCGCGAGTACGTGCCCGCCCTGCGAGGGCTGCTCGCCGGCGAGAAGGTCGACGCGGACGGTCGCTATGTGACGCTCGACGGCGTGCAGCTGGACTATGCGCCGGCCACGCCGCCGCGCGTGTACGCGGCCGCGGAGGGGCCCAAGACCTTGCGGCTGAGCGGCGAGGTCGCCGACGGCACCGTCCTCGACAGCGGGCACACCGCGGCCGAGCTGGCCGCCTCGATCGCCGCGATCGGCGAAGGGCGCGCGGCGGCGGGGCGCGACGCCGCGCACGACAACGTCGCGTACGTGGTGACGGCGTTCGGGACGGATGCCGAGGCCCGCGCCCGCGCGGACGTCGGCGACAAGCCCGATCCGCTCGAGCGCGCGCTGTGGGGCGACCCGGCACAGGTCGCCGAGGGCGCGCGGGCCTTCTTCGCCGTGGGGGTCGACGAGGTCGTCCTGCTGCCCGCGTCGCGCACCGACCTGCGCGAGTTCTACAGCGCCGCGGGCGAGGTGGCGAGGATCGTGGGCGCGGGCGCGCCGGTCGCCGCGAGCGCGGTATGA
- a CDS encoding LLM class flavin-dependent oxidoreductase yields the protein MTALLSIGIAAAAGPGLAARLAPVVERAGLHALWVNDTPGDDALAVIAAAARATDRLVLATGVLPMDRRTPEGVAAEVRRLGLPRERLVLGIGSGAAGAGALARVEAAAATLRAERPARTVVGALGPRMRRLAAEASDGVLLSWLTPDAARVQAAEAHAVSSSTHVALYVRTAADAAAVPRLEAEAERYGGYPSYAANFARLGVRAGETVIRPDGLADGIRHHRAGVDELVLRAIVADETASAYEGFVQAVAEAATA from the coding sequence ATGACGGCTCTGCTGTCGATCGGGATCGCGGCCGCCGCAGGCCCCGGCCTCGCGGCGCGCCTCGCGCCGGTGGTGGAGCGCGCCGGGCTGCACGCGCTGTGGGTGAACGACACGCCGGGCGACGACGCGCTCGCGGTGATCGCCGCGGCCGCCCGTGCGACGGATCGGCTCGTGCTCGCGACCGGCGTGCTCCCGATGGACCGGCGGACGCCGGAGGGTGTCGCCGCGGAGGTCCGCCGCCTCGGGCTGCCGCGCGAGCGGCTCGTGCTCGGGATCGGCTCGGGCGCCGCCGGGGCCGGGGCCCTCGCGCGCGTCGAGGCCGCGGCGGCGACTCTGCGAGCCGAGCGTCCGGCGCGCACGGTGGTGGGAGCGCTCGGGCCGAGGATGCGACGGCTCGCCGCCGAGGCATCCGACGGCGTGCTGCTCAGCTGGCTCACCCCCGATGCCGCTCGGGTCCAGGCGGCGGAGGCGCACGCCGTGTCCTCGTCCACGCACGTCGCGCTGTACGTCCGGACGGCTGCCGACGCCGCGGCCGTGCCGCGGCTCGAGGCGGAGGCCGAGCGCTACGGCGGCTACCCGTCCTATGCCGCGAACTTCGCGCGGCTGGGGGTCCGCGCCGGCGAGACGGTGATCCGTCCGGACGGCCTGGCCGACGGCATCCGTCACCATCGCGCAGGCGTCGACGAGCTCGTGCTGCGTGCGATCGTCGCCGACGAGACGGCCTCGGCCTACGAGGGGTTCGTGCAGGCCGTGGCCGAAGCGGCCACGGCCTGA
- a CDS encoding endonuclease/exonuclease/phosphatase family protein: MTPRSRSWIAVAAGAALVAAGAAVPAAAAGSASTARPVQDDTLRVATFNLSLNRNAPGQLVADLSTGANAQARTVAEIIQRANPDVVLLNEFDYVEGGVAVDLFRDNYLEVSQNGAGAVDYPYAFVAPSNTGIPSGFDLNNDGEVSGGDDAFGFGLFEGQYGMVVLSKHPIATAEVRTFQHFLWKDMPGALLPDDPATAAPADWYSPEELAVFRLSSKSHWDVPVQVGGHTVHVLASHPTPPTFDGPEDRNGTRNHDEIRFWADYVTPGAGRYIYDDEGGRGGLSPAASFVILGDQNADPLDGDSVDAAIDQLLGNRRIVDPLPASEGAVEAAALQGGANATHVGDPRFDTADFADTAPGNLRADYVLPSRSLPVAGAGVFWPVQADPLSALTGVFPFPSSDHRLVWVDVEVPRVGR; this comes from the coding sequence ATGACCCCCCGTTCCCGAAGCTGGATCGCTGTCGCGGCAGGCGCCGCGCTCGTCGCCGCCGGTGCCGCGGTTCCCGCCGCCGCTGCCGGTTCCGCGTCGACCGCCCGCCCGGTGCAGGACGACACGCTGCGCGTGGCGACCTTCAACCTGTCGCTCAACCGCAACGCCCCCGGCCAGCTCGTCGCGGACCTGTCGACGGGCGCGAACGCGCAGGCGCGCACGGTCGCCGAGATCATCCAGCGCGCGAATCCCGACGTCGTGCTCCTCAACGAGTTCGACTACGTCGAGGGCGGCGTCGCGGTCGACCTCTTCCGCGACAACTACCTCGAGGTGAGCCAGAACGGCGCCGGCGCCGTCGACTACCCGTACGCGTTCGTCGCCCCGTCGAACACCGGAATCCCCAGCGGCTTCGACCTCAACAACGACGGCGAGGTCTCGGGCGGCGACGACGCGTTCGGCTTCGGTCTGTTCGAGGGCCAGTACGGCATGGTGGTGCTCTCGAAGCACCCCATCGCGACCGCGGAGGTCCGTACCTTCCAGCACTTCCTGTGGAAGGACATGCCCGGCGCGCTGCTGCCCGACGACCCGGCGACCGCGGCTCCGGCGGACTGGTACTCCCCCGAGGAGCTCGCGGTGTTCCGTCTGTCGAGCAAATCGCACTGGGACGTGCCCGTGCAGGTCGGCGGCCACACCGTGCACGTGCTCGCGTCACACCCGACGCCGCCCACGTTCGACGGCCCCGAGGACCGCAACGGCACGCGCAACCACGACGAGATCCGCTTCTGGGCCGACTACGTGACGCCCGGCGCCGGACGCTACATCTACGACGACGAGGGAGGGCGCGGCGGGCTCTCTCCGGCGGCGTCCTTCGTCATCCTGGGCGACCAGAACGCCGATCCGCTCGACGGCGACTCGGTGGATGCCGCGATCGACCAGCTGCTCGGCAACCGCCGCATCGTCGACCCGCTGCCGGCCTCGGAGGGCGCCGTCGAGGCGGCCGCGCTGCAGGGCGGGGCGAACGCGACGCACGTCGGCGACCCCCGCTTCGACACCGCGGACTTCGCCGACACCGCGCCCGGCAACCTGCGCGCCGACTACGTGCTGCCCTCGCGGAGCCTCCCCGTCGCTGGCGCCGGCGTGTTCTGGCCGGTGCAGGCCGATCCGCTGTCGGCGCTGACCGGCGTGTTCCCCTTCCCGAGCAGCGATCACCGACTCGTGTGGGTCGATGTCGAGGTCCCGCGCGTCGGACGCTGA
- a CDS encoding ATP-dependent DNA ligase: MLLHDLVTATDAVASTSSRLAKVAALAAALRELQPDEVAPAIGFLTASPRQGRLGVGWRSLTKLDVAHATTPTLTLSDVDAALSRLARADGPGSVLARTAELEALAAAATDAEWDFLARVMLGELRTGALEGVLLDAIAKASERDAPTVRRAAMLSGDLGATARIALTGTPENLAAIGLEVGRGVLPMLASTAASATEALQTLGGAASVEYKLDGARIQVHRFGDDVRVFTRSLADITHRVPEIVAVARALPADGVILDGETLSLDEDGGPRPFQDTMARFGSLLADGDATAAVLRPWFFDILHLDGRDLIDEPLSTRLALLERVAGTARMPGIVTDDAAAAEEFSRDALLAGHEGVMVKAIDSAYAAGRRGKSWLKVKPVLTYDLVVLAVEWGSGRRTGLLSNLHLGARDPEGRFGEPGGFVMVGKTFKGLTDATLRWQTEHFPTIETHRTSYAVHVRPETVVEIAIDGVQRSTRYPGGVALRFARVKGYRPDKRPGDADTIETLRALLR, encoded by the coding sequence ATGCTGCTGCACGATCTCGTGACGGCGACGGATGCCGTGGCCTCGACGTCGTCGCGACTGGCCAAGGTCGCAGCCCTCGCGGCCGCGCTGCGCGAGCTCCAGCCCGACGAGGTGGCTCCGGCGATCGGGTTCCTCACCGCCAGTCCTCGGCAGGGACGCCTCGGCGTGGGATGGCGGAGCCTCACGAAGCTCGACGTCGCCCACGCGACCACCCCGACCCTCACGCTGTCGGACGTCGACGCCGCGCTCAGCCGGCTCGCGCGGGCCGACGGCCCCGGGTCGGTGCTCGCGCGCACGGCCGAGCTCGAGGCGCTCGCCGCCGCCGCGACCGACGCCGAGTGGGACTTCCTCGCGCGCGTCATGCTCGGAGAGCTGCGCACCGGCGCGCTCGAGGGGGTGCTCCTCGACGCGATCGCGAAGGCGTCCGAGCGGGATGCCCCGACCGTGCGGCGTGCCGCGATGCTCTCGGGAGACCTCGGCGCGACCGCCCGCATCGCCCTCACCGGCACGCCCGAAAACCTCGCTGCGATCGGACTCGAAGTGGGGCGCGGCGTGCTGCCGATGCTCGCCTCGACCGCGGCGTCGGCGACCGAGGCGCTCCAGACGCTCGGGGGAGCGGCATCCGTCGAGTACAAGCTCGACGGCGCCCGCATCCAGGTGCACCGCTTCGGCGACGACGTGCGCGTGTTCACCCGCAGCCTCGCCGACATCACGCACCGGGTGCCCGAGATCGTCGCCGTCGCGCGGGCGCTGCCGGCCGACGGCGTGATCCTCGACGGCGAGACGCTGTCGCTCGACGAGGACGGCGGCCCCCGCCCGTTCCAAGACACCATGGCCCGCTTCGGCTCGCTCCTCGCGGACGGCGACGCCACCGCGGCCGTGCTGCGGCCGTGGTTCTTCGACATCCTGCATCTCGACGGCCGCGACCTGATCGACGAGCCGCTCTCGACCCGGCTCGCGCTGCTCGAGCGCGTCGCGGGGACGGCGCGCATGCCGGGCATCGTGACCGATGACGCCGCAGCCGCCGAGGAGTTCTCGCGTGACGCGCTGCTCGCCGGACACGAAGGCGTCATGGTGAAGGCGATCGACTCGGCGTACGCCGCCGGGCGTCGCGGAAAGAGCTGGCTCAAGGTCAAGCCGGTGCTCACCTACGACCTCGTGGTCCTCGCGGTCGAATGGGGCTCGGGGCGGCGCACCGGCCTGCTCTCGAACCTGCACCTGGGCGCCCGCGACCCCGAGGGCAGGTTCGGCGAACCGGGCGGCTTCGTGATGGTCGGCAAGACGTTCAAAGGGCTCACCGATGCCACGCTGCGCTGGCAGACGGAGCACTTCCCGACGATCGAGACGCATCGCACGTCGTATGCGGTGCACGTGCGCCCCGAGACGGTCGTCGAGATCGCGATCGACGGCGTGCAGCGCTCGACGCGGTACCCGGGCGGCGTCGCGCTGCGGTTCGCGCGCGTGAAGGGGTACCGCCCCGACAAGCGGCCCGGCGACGCCGACACGATCGAGACGCTGCGGGCGCTGCTGCGGTGA
- a CDS encoding NAD-dependent deacylase: MTRIVVLTGAGISAESGVPTFRGADGLWEGHRIEDVATPEAYERNPDTVLAFYDARRRAVEAVAPNAAHRALARLEEAIGGDLLVVTQNVDDLHERAGTRDLVHMHGELRRALCTGCGARPGWEGDLIHRPPCPECGERMLRPDVVWFGEMPYDLDCIENAVVACDVFASIGTSGSVYPAAGFAALAAAFGARTVELNLEPSDALVPFDDARAGPATELVPAWVEELIAART, translated from the coding sequence GTGACCCGGATCGTCGTGCTCACCGGCGCCGGCATCTCGGCCGAAAGCGGCGTGCCGACCTTCCGCGGCGCCGACGGCCTGTGGGAAGGGCATCGCATCGAGGACGTCGCGACGCCCGAAGCGTACGAACGCAACCCCGACACGGTGCTCGCCTTCTACGACGCGCGGCGACGAGCCGTGGAGGCCGTCGCCCCGAACGCGGCGCACCGCGCGCTCGCGCGACTCGAGGAGGCGATCGGGGGCGACCTGCTCGTGGTGACGCAGAACGTGGACGATCTGCACGAGCGCGCCGGCACGCGCGACCTCGTGCACATGCACGGCGAACTGCGCCGGGCGCTGTGCACGGGATGCGGGGCGCGGCCCGGGTGGGAGGGCGATCTCATCCACCGGCCCCCGTGCCCGGAGTGCGGCGAACGGATGCTGCGCCCCGACGTGGTCTGGTTCGGCGAGATGCCCTACGACCTCGACTGCATCGAGAACGCGGTCGTGGCGTGCGATGTGTTCGCCTCGATCGGCACCTCCGGCTCGGTCTATCCGGCGGCGGGATTCGCGGCGCTGGCCGCGGCCTTCGGGGCGCGAACCGTCGAGTTGAACCTCGAGCCGAGCGACGCGTTGGTGCCCTTCGACGACGCCCGCGCCGGCCCGGCGACCGAGCTCGTGCCCGCGTGGGTCGAGGAGCTGATCGCCGCGCGCACGTGA
- a CDS encoding sugar ABC transporter permease, with protein MSTNATRTEAAPDPVASDLIGSGVEGGLGDQVRAWWQRVRGGDMGALPAVGGLVVLGILFSLLSPFFLTERNFANLLNQAATLVVLGMALVFVLLLGEIDLSAGVTGGVGMALFVVLNAQFGIPWPLALLIGFGFGFLTGALIGFFVARIGIPSFVVTLGLFLGFQGLALVIIGPGGLFRLQVPELIALQNGNLPVWGGWAMLAIMLIISGATSFWDRARRARAGVPNRAISLVWIKLAAIAVIGGVVVYVLNQNRGQSVIEVTGVPIVVPVVLAILWIGTFVLDRTKFGRYVYAIGGNAEAARRSGVKVRWIKWWAFVICSSLAVFSALLSVARVGSVDATVGRDIVLSGVAAAVVGGVSLFGGRGRLMHAAIGALVIAVITNGLGLLNLPAGVNLLVTGGVLILAATVDALSRIRSGGVRI; from the coding sequence ATGAGCACCAATGCGACCCGGACCGAGGCCGCGCCCGACCCGGTCGCGAGCGACCTCATCGGCAGCGGCGTCGAGGGCGGCCTCGGCGATCAGGTGCGGGCGTGGTGGCAGCGCGTGCGCGGCGGTGACATGGGGGCCCTCCCCGCCGTCGGCGGACTCGTCGTGCTCGGCATCCTGTTCTCGCTGCTGAGCCCGTTCTTCCTGACGGAGCGCAATTTCGCGAACCTCCTCAACCAGGCGGCGACCCTCGTCGTGCTCGGCATGGCGCTGGTGTTCGTGCTGCTGCTCGGCGAGATCGACCTGTCGGCCGGCGTCACCGGCGGTGTCGGCATGGCGCTGTTCGTCGTGCTCAACGCGCAGTTCGGCATCCCGTGGCCGCTGGCCCTGCTCATCGGGTTCGGGTTCGGGTTCCTCACCGGCGCGCTCATAGGCTTCTTCGTTGCGAGAATCGGGATACCTTCGTTCGTGGTCACACTGGGCCTGTTCCTGGGCTTCCAGGGCCTCGCCCTCGTGATCATCGGCCCCGGCGGGCTGTTCCGCCTCCAGGTTCCCGAGCTCATCGCGCTGCAGAACGGCAACCTGCCGGTGTGGGGCGGCTGGGCGATGCTCGCGATCATGCTGATCATCTCGGGGGCGACCTCGTTCTGGGACCGCGCCCGCCGCGCACGTGCGGGCGTGCCGAACCGGGCGATCTCGCTGGTGTGGATCAAGCTCGCCGCGATCGCCGTCATCGGCGGCGTGGTCGTGTACGTGCTGAACCAGAACCGCGGCCAGTCCGTGATCGAGGTGACGGGCGTGCCGATCGTCGTGCCGGTGGTGCTGGCGATCCTGTGGATCGGCACGTTCGTGCTCGACCGCACCAAGTTCGGCCGCTACGTCTACGCCATCGGCGGCAACGCCGAGGCGGCGCGACGCTCGGGCGTCAAGGTGCGCTGGATCAAGTGGTGGGCGTTCGTCATCTGCTCGAGCCTCGCGGTCTTCTCGGCGCTGCTGAGCGTCGCGCGCGTCGGCTCGGTCGACGCGACCGTCGGTCGCGACATCGTGCTGTCGGGTGTCGCCGCGGCCGTCGTCGGCGGCGTCAGCCTCTTCGGCGGACGCGGCCGGCTCATGCACGCCGCGATCGGCGCGCTCGTCATCGCCGTCATCACGAACGGGCTGGGCCTGCTCAACCTCCCGGCCGGCGTCAACCTGCTGGTTACCGGCGGCGTGCTGATCCTCGCCGCGACCGTCGACGCCCTGTCGAGGATCCGGTCCGGCGGCGTCAGAATCTAG